The window CCAGGGCGAAGGCGGCAGGACTGCTGTCCGCCCTCGGTCACGCGCCCGGCCCCGAGCCGACCGCACCGCCCGCGGGTCCGGGTTCGCGGCCGGCGTCGTTCGCCCGGCATCCCGACGTCCTCGCCGCTCTGCGACAGCGCAACAGCGCCCTCTCCTCCTTCTGGCTCGGGGACACCGGACCGAGGGCCCACCCGGTGCCCGCGCTCGTCGACCGGAGGGTGCTGGTGGTGGACGCGGAGGACACCTTCACCGCGATGTGGGACCACCAACTGCGCGCGCTGGGACCGGTGGTGACCGTGCGCCGCTTCGACGACGCGTACGACCCCGACGCCTACGACCTCGTCGTGCTCGGGCCGGGGCCCGGGGACCCCAGGCGGACGCGGCACCCGAAGATCGCCCGTCTGCGCGCGCTCACGCGCCGGCTGCTGGACGAGGGGCGGCCGTTTCTGTCGGTGTGTCTGAGCCACCAGGTACTGAGCGGTCTCCTCGGCCTCGACCTGGTCCGCAAGGACCACCCCGACCAGGGGGTGCAGAGAAAGATCGATCTGTTCGGCCGGCTCGAACTGGTCGGCTTCTACAACACCTTCGCCGCCCGCGCGGACACGGATCTGATCGTCGCCCCCGGGGTGGCGGACGCCGTGGAGGTGTGCCGGGACCAGGAGAACGGCCAGGTGCATGCCTTGCGCGGGCCGGGTTTCCGCTCGGTGCAGTTCCACCCGGAGTCGGTGCTCAGCCAGAACGGCCTGAGCGTCATGGCCGATCTGCTCACCTCCCTCCTGGAGGAGCGCCCCTCGCGTCCGGACCGGATCCGCACCGGCCCGCGCGCGGAACGACGGGATCTTCACGCCCCCGCTCACTAGGATGACCCCGCCGACTGAAGGGGGAAGGGCATGACGGGCGGACGGCTCCGGCATCTGCGTGCGGCTGCGGTGAACATCGACGGGGTGATGCTGAACGACACGTTCAGTCCGGTGATCCACCACTTCATCGTCAGCCGTGGCGGTGTCTACACGGCCGAGCTGGAACGGCGGATCTTCTCCCAACGGCAGGCCGAGGCCGCGCGGGTGATCGCCGAGGCGGCGGGCGTGGCCTGGTCCCCGGAGAAGGTCCTGGAGGTGTACTTCCGCGAACGGGCCGAGTACGTCGAGCGTCACGGGGTGCGGATTCTCGACGGAGCGCTCGCCATGGTCGGACTGCTCCGCGCCTCGGGACTGCGGACGGTCTGCTACGGCGGCCTCGACCGCTCCCACTTCGACAGCGCTCTCGGCGAGCACGCCGGCCTCTTCGACGACCCCGGGTACGTGTGCACCGACGCCTACCGCCCCGGGATCCGCGAGCTCGTCACCGAGACGTTCGGGCTCCGGCCCGACCAGGTGCTCGTCATCGACGACGTGGCACGGGTCGCCGAGACGGCCCGCGGTCTCGGGGTGCCCTTCGTCGGCAGCCCCAGCGACTTCGAGCACGGCTTCCAGCGGGAGGCGATGCGCGCGGTGGGCGTACGGCATCTGGTGCGGTCACCGGCCGAGATCGGGGTGGACCTGCTGCGCACCCTGGACGCCGAGGCGGCGGACGGGACCTGCTGGCAGGACCGATAAACGAAGTATCTTGCGGCTTCGACCAATTGATAGACGCGATTCCGTTCTGTGACGTCCCCATTGCGCTATGAAGTGGGCATGACATCTTCAGGGAACGGACTTCTCGCCGACAAGGTGGCGCTCATCACGGGTGCGAGCAGCGGCATCGGTGCCGCCGCCGCCCGGGTCTTCGCACGTGAAGGCGCCCGTGTGCTGCTCGTCGCCCGACGGGAGAGACAACTGGCCGACCTGGTCGACGCCTTGCAGTCCGAGGGACACAAGGCCCGCTACGCGGTCGCCGACGTGGCGCACGGCGCCGAGGTGGCGGAGGCGGTACGGGCTGCCGTCGAGCACTTCGGGCGGCTGGACGTGGCCTTCAACAACGCCGGATACGGAGTGGAGCAGACCCCGCTCCATCTGATGGACGACGAGACATACGACCGGATCATGGACACGAACGTCCGCGGCGTCTGGAACTGCCTGCGCCACGAGATCACCGCGATGCTGGAGACGGGCGGCGGCTCCATCGTCAACACGAGCAGCGTGGGCGGCCTGGTGGCGACGCCGGTCGCGGCGCCGTACGTCACGTCCAAGCACGCGGTCGTCGGTCTGACCCGGGCGGCGGCCGCCGAGTACGCCGGCCAGGGGATCCGGGTCAACGCGGTGGCTCCGGGGACGACGCGCAGCGAGATGGTGGACGACTGGTTCCGCGACAACCCGGGCGTGGAGCCGATGCTCCATCAGCTCACCCCGCAGTCGCGCACGGCGGAGCCCGAGGAGATAGCCGAGGCGGCCGCCTGGCTGTGCAGCGACCGCTCCTCGTTCGCCACCGGTGTGATCCTGCCGGTGGACGGCGGGTTCACGATCCTCTGACCGGACGACGAACGGGGTTCCGCGTGGTGCGGAACCCCGTTCGTCGTGCTCCTCGCGTTCGTCTCGCCCTTCGCGTCCTCGTATTCATCGTGCTCATCGCGTTCGCCGTGCTCCTCGCGCTGCCCACGTCGCTCGCGTCCGGTGCTCGCCGCCGCCGCAGTGGCGCCGGGCGAGCCCGCCCCCCCAGGCGCCGGTCTACGCGGTGGGCACCGCAAGGACGATGGTGCTGGTGAACGCCGTACGACCGTCCTGTACGGCCCGCACGGACACGACCCTGACCGCCGGATCGGTCGACTCGCACTCCTCCGCCTCGATCAGGCAGGGCGTGTCGAACTCCACGTACCGCTCGAAGGAGTTCTCGGTGGAGATGGCCGTGCTGCCGGGGACGAGGACCCGCGTGACCTGCCGGGCGGCCTCCAGCAGCACCATCCCGGGGATGTGGTCGTTGGGGTGCTCGAAGAGGATGGGGTGACGCTGGTCCGCCCGCAGGAGCCACCGGCCCGGAGCGTCCCCCGGGGCGAGCACCACGTCCGGGGCGTAACGGCGGTCGACCAGCGCGGGCTCGACCGGTTCGGCCAGCGGCGTCTGCGTCCGGGCGTCCGGCGTCAGCCGCTCGCCGCGGATCCGGCTGTAGACCTGCGGCCGGAGCATGCTGGCCTTCGCCACGCCCGAGCCCACCGGCCGGCCGTCGCGCATGATCTCGACGTGGAAGTCCACCCCGGCCAACTGCCCGCCCCTGTGCCGGACGTTCGCGGTGGTGATGGACAGCGACAGCTCGGCCGGCGTCCCGAATATCTTCAACTGCTCGGGGTCACAGGTGTATTCGAGGCCGTTCAGGATGAAGTGGCTGTTGAGCGGAACACCGAACTCGGCGTGCGAGAGCAGGGTGCCGACCTGGCGGATGGTCTCCGCGACCAGCGTCGGGTCGTAGTGCTCCCCGCATGAGGACGTGAAGTAGCTGTGGGCGCGCGGCCATTGCGCGGAGGCCACGAAGCGGGTGTCGTCCAGGCGCTGCCACCCCGTCAGCAGCACCTCGGCCACGGCGGCGCGGTGGACGTACTCCTTGGGCACCGTGGTGGTGAACCTGGGCTGCTGCCCTCTCTGTGCCGGGATGAAGATCCTGGAGCTGGAATCGGAGCTGTTGGGCCGGTCGAGCAGCGGAAGCGGGGCTTCCAGTTCCACGTCGTTCTCAAGCATTGATACGGACATGTCCCCCCCAAAAGGAGATTCGAACCCCTGTCGGCTCCATCACAATACAGGTCAGCCGGTTTTTTTCCATCGTCTGAGGGCACCGACTTGATAAGTTGTCGTACCGGCCGTTCCGAGTACCGCTCCGGTCGGCGGTGGCATTACTCGAGCACAGGAGAAACCGCATGGCACAGCAGGCGCGAGCAGTGGAGACGAGGCGGCTCATCCTGCAGGGCGCGGCGTTGGTCTTCGACGAGATGGGCTACGACGCGGCGTCGATCAAGGAGATCCTGTCCAGGGTGTCGGTGACCAAGGGCGCCCTTTACTTCCACTTCCCGTCCAAGGAGGACCTGGCGCGCGGCGTGCTGGAGGAGCAGACGCTCCATCTGCACGTGTCACCCCAGACGTCCAAGTTGCAGGAGGTGATCGACCTGACCATGGCCGTCGCCCACGCACTGCCGAACGACGCGATGCTGCGCGCCGGGAGCCGTCTGGCGCTGGAGCGCGGGTCCATCGACTTCGCGTCGGACAGCCCCTTCCTGTCCTGGGCGAAGGTGTGCGAGCAACTGCTGGAGCAGGCCAGGCGCGACGGCGAGGTGCTGCCGCACGTCGACTGCCATGAGACGGCGGAGCTGATCGTCGGATCCTTCACCGGGATCCAGGCGTTCTCCCAGATCAGCTCGGCCCTGCTGGATCTGGAGACGCGGGTGTCGGCGATGTGGAAGCACATCCTGCCGTCCGTCGCCATCCCGGCCGCCCTCGCCCGCCTCGACACGGCCCCCGACCGCGGCGCCCGCCTGCAACAGGCACAGCAGGCACAGCAGGCAGCCGCCGTGTAGTGACCGCGGGGCTCGCAGCGACACCGAGCGACGCGCGGGCCCTCGATCAAGCCCGCGCGGGCGGGCGGGCGCAGCAGGTCACTCACCCCACCAGGACGGCCCCGCCCGCACCAGCGGCAGCGGCGGCCACCCGCCCGACCTCGTTCGGCGAGAGCGCCCAGCCTCCTTCGGCCAGGGCCGCGAGTCCCTGCATACGTCGGTGGCGACGCGGGGATCTCGGGCGCCCCGGAGCTGCCGCCGGGCGGCGTCATCCCACGCACAGGGCGGCGCGGGGGCGCTCACCTGGCCACGACGAGCGGGCGCACGGGCCGGCTCGCACGGCCCAGCGGACGGAACCCCCGGCCAGGCCGATCGGTAGCCGCCGCGCTCTCGACCGACCCGGCCGAGCGGGTGGGGACGCTCACCACGCAGCGACCGGCGCACGGGTCCCGGCACGCACGCACTCACGCACTCACGCACTCACGCACTCACGCACTCACGCACTCACGCACTCACGCACTCACGCACTCACGCAAGACAAGGCAACCCCCGCCGACACCCGAGCGGAAGCCGCCTGATCCTGGCCGCACCCCCACGAAGCAGCACGGGAGCCCTCCCCCACCGCGACCGGCCGTCGCACGGGCCCCACCCCTCCACCGAGCGGCGCGAGACCCCCGCCGACACCGAGCAGCGGCCGCCCCACCCCACCGCCGACCGACCCGGCAACCCGCCAGGCGCGTCGGCACACCCCATCACCAGGGCCGTTCCCGTCCCCCGGCGCCACCCAGAACCCCGTGAGACCTCGCCGCCCCGACCAACGGCGGGCGGCTGGCCCCACACCGGCCGGGCCGAGTCGGGACACACGCCCGGCGCCGATGAACAGCGCGCGGGCCCGCACCCCGCACCGTCCAGCCCCGCACCGTCCTGCCCCGCACCGCCCCCGCACGGGCCCTCAGCCCACGCCGGCCCGCCCCGGCGCGCCGGCCCGTTCCCCCGGGCGCCCGCGCTCTCTCGGTCCGGCGCCCCGTGGTGACGGCCCGCGCGGGGCCGGGAGCGTGGGTCGCCCGGAGGGGCGCAGGTCGCCGATCCGCTCCGGCGGCACGAGGGCGGGCAGCAGGGACTCCCATACGCCGGTGACGGTCGCCGCGGCCAGCCAGCTCCGGTCCTGGCGGGAGAGCATCTCGACGCCGGCGGTGGCCGCCGTGAGCATGCGGGCGGCCTGCCGCGGGTCCAGACCGGGCAGCAATTCGCCCCGGCGGCCGGCCCGGGCGAGCACGAGCGCCACGGCCCGCCGCCAACTCGGGTACGCGCCGGGGTGGCCGCTCCCACCGGGCCGGCGCTCGTCGCAGAGCCGCAGACCCGCCCGGAACACGACGTCGTGCCTGATCCGGTGGGCCAGGCCGTGCGTCGTGTCGATCAGCACCTGCAGCACCGGACCGCCGGGTGCCCTGGCCGCCCGGAGGATGATCCGCCAATCCGCGCTCGACCGCGCCGCGACGGCCTGGGCCAGCTTCTCCTTCGAGGTGAAGTGGAAGTACAGGGCCCCCTTGGAGACCTTGGCCGTCTCCACGATGTCGCTCAGGCTCGTCGTCCCGAAGCCCTTCGTGTCGAAGCACACGGCCGCGGCCCGGACGATCTGCTCGCGCGTGCGTTCGGCTCGCTCTTGGCGTGGCATGACCTCTCCCTCGTCACGGCGATCTCGCCTCGGGCCCGCGCCAGAGTGCAGCCGGTGAACAGCCCCACAATAAACCAACCGTGCGGTATATTATTGCCTCAAGCCGAGACCGCTTGCAGGACGAGACGACATGACGAAGTATAGAAAACCAACCGTCCGGTATTGTATGGTCGGTCTGTCGACGCCCGTCAGAGGGAGGGAGAGCCATGGAAGGCGTGGAGAGCGATGACCTGGCGCAGACCTGGGGAGACGTCGCGGACGACTTCGTCACCGAGTTCTGCCGGCGGATGCTGGCCTCACTGAAGCGACGTGACCAGCGCACCAGGGGTGAGTGGTACGTCTCCGGACTGCTGTCCGTGCCGGGCCGCAAGTCCATGCGCGCCCTGGCCGCCGTGACCGACCACGGCGCCGCCGAACAGAGTCTGCACCACTTCATCAGTGACTCCTCCTGGGCGTGGGCACCCGTACGGCAAGCGCTCGCCCGCCATCTGGACCGGGTCCTGCTGCCGCAGGCGTGGGTGATCGGCTCCATGGCCATCCCCAAGGCCGGGGCGCACTCCGTCGGGGTCGAGGAGTCCTTCCGCTTCGACCTCGGACGGGTCGTCAACAGCCAGCAGGCCTACGGGGTCTCCCTGGCCAACGAGCAGTTGAGCGTGCCCGTCAACTGGGGCCTCAATCTGCCCGCGGAGTGGCTGGAGAACGCGGAGCGCAGACGGCGGGCCCGGATCCCGGACGACGCCACGGCCATGAGCGTGGAGGCGGGCGCGGTGCACACCGCGGCCGAACTCGCCGACGCGGCCTGGGGGTTACGGCGTCGGCCGGTCGTCCTGGACGCCCGCACCCTGGACTCCCCCGCCCTGCTGGAGGAGATCACGCGCCGCGGAATCCCGTTCGTCATGCGTGTCGACGGGGCGACCCGGGTGCTCGGCTTCGATCCCGGTCAGTCCGGTTCGGGGAAACAGCTGTTCCAGGCACGGCAGTTGGTCGAGCGGGGCAAGAAGCTGTCCAAGCCGGTCTGCTGGGTCGACCCGGAGTACTCGATAACCCGGTCGGTTCTGGTGAGCGGTACCAGGGTGACCATGCCGGCGGCCCGCAGGCCGGGCATGCCCGCACAACCCGACCAGGCGCTGACACTCGTCGGCGGATGGCCGATGCAGAAGGGCGGATCGCCCGAGCTCTGGCTGTCCAATCTGGTGGACGTGCCGCCTGCCGCGCTGCTGCGCCTGGGACGGCTGACCCGGCGGGCGAGCAAGGACTTCTCGGAGGTCAGCACCCGGGTCGGCATGCGCGACTTCGAAGGACGCTCCTACGCCGGCTGGCACCGCCATGTGACGCTCTGCTCCGTGGCGCACGCGATCCTGGTGCTGTCCTCGGCACGCCGGCAGCGCCCCGGCGTCTCACACGAACTGTCCGCCTGAGACGGCGGGCCCGGCCGACAGGCCGGCTCGCCGGACCAGTTCGGCATGGGCCGCGGCGCGCATCGCCGCGACCGGCACATCGGTCAGACCGGTCAGCAGCTCGATCTGCCGCTCGGCCCGGTGCAACAGCGGAGACAGTCCGTGGACGACGGTGCCGCCGACGAAACCCGCCGCCTTGGCCAGCCGGGTCGGCCAGGCCGAACACGCCGCGTCGAGGACGGCGGCGCCGGAGCGGGCGACCGTCGGGGCGAGGGCGTCGGCCGCGCCGGCCGGCAGGGTGGAGACCACCACTGCGACACCCCGGAGCAGCCGGCCCAGTTCCTCGAAGCGGTGCAGGTCGACCGAGACGCCCAGCCGTCCGGCCGCCGCCTCGGTCTCCCTGGCGTGACCGCGCTCGCGCACCACGACGACCGGCTCCCTGACGCCCACCTCCCGCAGGGCGGCCAGCGCCGCGCAGGCCGCGACTCCGCCACCCAGCACCACGGCGGATCCCGGCGCGCCGAGCCCGGCCTGCCGTAGGGCGGCGACGATGCCGTGCACGCCGCAGTGGTCACCGAAACTCCGGCCGTCCCGCAGGACCACCGTGTCCGCGCCGCCCACGTCCAGGGCCAGATCCGACACCTCGTCGACCAGCGGCAGGACGGCCCGCTTCAGCGGAGTGGTCAGACAGAGCCCGGCCCAGTCGTCGCCGAGCGAGTCGAACAGCGCCGGCAGGGCGGATGCGTCGCAGTCGATCGTCTCGTAGTCCCAGCGCAGTCGCATCGCCGCGTAGGCGGCTCGATGCAGCGTGGGCGACAGGGAGCGGCCCACCGGCGATCCGAGCACCGCCACGCGGTTGCCCCTTCTGTCCGCGGGCGGCGTCCGGCCCACGGGGGTTCGGTCCGTGTACATGGATCGTTGACGCTCCTTCCGCGTCGGAGGGTGGATTTCGGATATCGGGACAGCTTAGGAGCCGGATCGCCCCGGTGGCGCGCCGACTTGACATAGACCGGCGGTGAATCGGATCGCGCACGGCCTTTTCTCCCTCCTGTGGCCGGGCCGCGCTTCTTCCGACCCGCAAGGTGACGAAATCGTGGCCGCCTGTTCGCCGTCGCACCGGCCGTCGCGGAAGAGTCCTTTCTGCGCGGCCCGCTCAATCGGTTCGCCCCGTCCGGCAGCCCCTGCGAATTGGAGTTCTGATCGTGACCAACGTCGCCGTCATCTATTACTCGTCCACCGGTCATGTGCACACGATGGCCGAGGCGGCCGCCGTGGCGGCCGAGAAGGCCGGCGCCGAGGTGCGCCTGCGCAGGGTCGAGGAGACCGCTTCGCAGTCCGTGGTCGCCGCGAGCCCGGAATGGGCAGAGCACCTCGCCGCCACCGCCCACGTCGGCCGGGCGACGCTGGAGGACCTGGAGTGGGCGGACGTCCTCCTGTTCGGCACACCCACCCGGTTCGGCCTGCCGGCCGCCCAGCTGAAGCAGTTCATCGACAGCACCGGCGACCTCTGGAACCAGGGCAGGCTGGTGAACAAGGTGGTCTCCTCGTTCACGTCCACCTCCACCACCCACGGCGGCCAGGAGAGCACCCTGCTGGCGCTGAACAACACCTTCTACCACTGGGGCGCCATCATCGTCGCCCCCGGTTACGCGGACCCGATCCAGTTCGCCGCCGCCAACGGCAATCCGTACGGCACCAGCCATGTGTCGCACGACACCACCGCTCCGGGCGAGGAGAAGCTGGATGCGATCGATTTCCAGGCCC is drawn from Streptomyces bottropensis ATCC 25435 and contains these coding sequences:
- a CDS encoding glucose 1-dehydrogenase yields the protein MTSSGNGLLADKVALITGASSGIGAAAARVFAREGARVLLVARRERQLADLVDALQSEGHKARYAVADVAHGAEVAEAVRAAVEHFGRLDVAFNNAGYGVEQTPLHLMDDETYDRIMDTNVRGVWNCLRHEITAMLETGGGSIVNTSSVGGLVATPVAAPYVTSKHAVVGLTRAAAAEYAGQGIRVNAVAPGTTRSEMVDDWFRDNPGVEPMLHQLTPQSRTAEPEEIAEAAAWLCSDRSSFATGVILPVDGGFTIL
- a CDS encoding ScbA/BarX family gamma-butyrolactone biosynthesis protein; the protein is MLENDVELEAPLPLLDRPNSSDSSSRIFIPAQRGQQPRFTTTVPKEYVHRAAVAEVLLTGWQRLDDTRFVASAQWPRAHSYFTSSCGEHYDPTLVAETIRQVGTLLSHAEFGVPLNSHFILNGLEYTCDPEQLKIFGTPAELSLSITTANVRHRGGQLAGVDFHVEIMRDGRPVGSGVAKASMLRPQVYSRIRGERLTPDARTQTPLAEPVEPALVDRRYAPDVVLAPGDAPGRWLLRADQRHPILFEHPNDHIPGMVLLEAARQVTRVLVPGSTAISTENSFERYVEFDTPCLIEAEECESTDPAVRVVSVRAVQDGRTAFTSTIVLAVPTA
- a CDS encoding ScbR family autoregulator-binding transcription factor, which gives rise to MAQQARAVETRRLILQGAALVFDEMGYDAASIKEILSRVSVTKGALYFHFPSKEDLARGVLEEQTLHLHVSPQTSKLQEVIDLTMAVAHALPNDAMLRAGSRLALERGSIDFASDSPFLSWAKVCEQLLEQARRDGEVLPHVDCHETAELIVGSFTGIQAFSQISSALLDLETRVSAMWKHILPSVAIPAALARLDTAPDRGARLQQAQQAQQAAAV
- a CDS encoding ScbR family autoregulator-binding transcription factor, producing MPRQERAERTREQIVRAAAVCFDTKGFGTTSLSDIVETAKVSKGALYFHFTSKEKLAQAVAARSSADWRIILRAARAPGGPVLQVLIDTTHGLAHRIRHDVVFRAGLRLCDERRPGGSGHPGAYPSWRRAVALVLARAGRRGELLPGLDPRQAARMLTAATAGVEMLSRQDRSWLAAATVTGVWESLLPALVPPERIGDLRPSGRPTLPAPRGPSPRGAGPRERGRPGERAGAPGRAGVG
- a CDS encoding IS701 family transposase gives rise to the protein MEGVESDDLAQTWGDVADDFVTEFCRRMLASLKRRDQRTRGEWYVSGLLSVPGRKSMRALAAVTDHGAAEQSLHHFISDSSWAWAPVRQALARHLDRVLLPQAWVIGSMAIPKAGAHSVGVEESFRFDLGRVVNSQQAYGVSLANEQLSVPVNWGLNLPAEWLENAERRRRARIPDDATAMSVEAGAVHTAAELADAAWGLRRRPVVLDARTLDSPALLEEITRRGIPFVMRVDGATRVLGFDPGQSGSGKQLFQARQLVERGKKLSKPVCWVDPEYSITRSVLVSGTRVTMPAARRPGMPAQPDQALTLVGGWPMQKGGSPELWLSNLVDVPPAALLRLGRLTRRASKDFSEVSTRVGMRDFEGRSYAGWHRHVTLCSVAHAILVLSSARRQRPGVSHELSA
- a CDS encoding shikimate dehydrogenase is translated as MYTDRTPVGRTPPADRRGNRVAVLGSPVGRSLSPTLHRAAYAAMRLRWDYETIDCDASALPALFDSLGDDWAGLCLTTPLKRAVLPLVDEVSDLALDVGGADTVVLRDGRSFGDHCGVHGIVAALRQAGLGAPGSAVVLGGGVAACAALAALREVGVREPVVVVRERGHARETEAAAGRLGVSVDLHRFEELGRLLRGVAVVVSTLPAGAADALAPTVARSGAAVLDAACSAWPTRLAKAAGFVGGTVVHGLSPLLHRAERQIELLTGLTDVPVAAMRAAAHAELVRRAGLSAGPAVSGGQFV
- the wrbA gene encoding NAD(P)H:quinone oxidoreductase is translated as MTNVAVIYYSSTGHVHTMAEAAAVAAEKAGAEVRLRRVEETASQSVVAASPEWAEHLAATAHVGRATLEDLEWADVLLFGTPTRFGLPAAQLKQFIDSTGDLWNQGRLVNKVVSSFTSTSTTHGGQESTLLALNNTFYHWGAIIVAPGYADPIQFAAANGNPYGTSHVSHDTTAPGEEKLDAIDFQARRAVEIATALNIGLKAL